From the Synechococcus sp. KORDI-49 genome, the window GGGGCATGCGCTGCCGTTTCTGTTCGTCCCGTTGCTGAGCCTCGACACCGTTCTGCTGGCCGGGCCCTGCTTGCTGGGATTGTTCCTGGCTCAGGGCGCCAATGACCCTCTGTCGATCACCATCCGCTACACCCTGCTGGTGGTACCGGGGTTTGCGCTCGGATCCATGTTCTGGTGGCAACGGCGCCGAGATCCGGTGCCTGGTCGCCGCACCCGCCTGGCCTGGGGCTGCTGCCTGGCGCTCTCGCTGCTGCTCACGATCAGCAGCAACCCTCACCGCAGCCTCTCTTTCGCCATTCCAGACAGCATTCACCCCTGGATCTACAGCTCTCCGCTGCAGCAGTGGCGTCACGGCATCGCAGCCCGGGCCGCCGTGGCTGTGATCCCGCCGGAGGCAACCGCCGCCGCCAATACCCCCCTGGTGCCGTTGCTGGCCAGGCGCGAAGTGCTGGTGCGCTTTCCCTTCACGACGGACTATCTCGATCGCGACAGGACAGCCCATCCGGTGGACTGGATCGCCGTTGATCTGGATCTGCTCGAGCGGTACGGCGTGGCCTTCAGGGGCGACTGGCGTCAGCTGCGCAACAGCCGGCGTTGGATCAGCGATCACCGCGCGTCCTATGCCGTGCAGGCTCTGAGCGATGGCGTCGTCGTTCTGGAACGGCACGGTCAGCGCCGAGCCGACCTTGAAACCGCTCTGGACAAGCGCCTCTCCCGGGCCATGCCCGCAGATCCTCGCGATCTCTGAAAAAACGATGCCCCCGACCGGTGAACCGGTCGGGGGCTCTCGCCGGGTCCGCTCTTGCCGCGAAACCGGATGATCAGTCAGAGGACGGTGCCGTTCAGCCGGCGTTCTCCGCGATCAGCAGACCCTGGGTCAAACAACTGGAACTCATGGACACCTCCTCCTGAAGGATTGTGAATGCCGGCTCTGCCTTCGAACGCGCCTGTCACTCAAGGAGGACCGACACATTCACAGAGCTGCACCCCGAACATTGAGACAATAACCAGATCGGCCTGTCATCGGGGCGACGATGCGTTCATGCCCTGATTCCGTGCGCGTTCCCTGGCCCGGCCTGCTGGCGATGGCCCTGGTGGCAGCCGGCCTCGCCCTGATCGGTCTGGGAGATCAGCCGTTGCGGGATTTCGACGAGGGCACCGTGGCGCGGGTGGCCCTGGAACTCAGCCAAGGCCAGGGAGAAGCTGCTCTGCTGCCGACCCTCTGGGGTGAGCCTTATCTCAACAAGGCCCCTGGCCTGCACAGCCTGATCGGCGCAGTGATCCAGCTGTCGACTCCAGGGGACCAGCTTCCCCCGGAAGGCCTGGTGCGACTGATGCCGGCCCTGCTCTCCAGCCTGGTGGTGCCCCTCGGCGGCCTGCTGCAGTGGCGCTTGCGCCCCGGTGATCGCGGCAGTGCCCTGGCCACTGGGGCTCTCCTGCTCACCTTGCTGCCGATCGCTCGCCACGGACGTCTGGCCATGCTCGATGGCAGCCAGCTCTCGGCGATGGCTCTGCTCTGGCTGGCCTTCGCCAGCCTGAACGGTCGCAGCGGCGACCGCTGGTGGGGACTGACCGCCGGACTGATGGGCAGCGCCATGCTGCTGTTGAAGGCACCTCTGCTGATACCGATGGCCGCCGCCGCCCTGGCAGCAGCGGCCCTGGGAATGGAATGGCGTCAGTGTCGGGTCGGGGCCGCCGTCACCGGCCTTCTCACTGGCCTTCTCCCCGGCATCGCCTGGCATCTCTGGCATGCCCACAACCGCGGGGCCCTCGCCCTTTGGATGTGGGGGGGCGACGGCGCTGGCCGGGTGCTGCTCGACGCCGGTGAGGGCAGCGACCTGCGCTGGCGCGTCCCGCTGATCGAACTGCTGGAAGGAGGCTGGCCCTGGCTGCTGCTGTTTCCGCCTGCCTTGCTCTGGGCCTGGCAACAGCGTCGCAGCCGTTGGGGACGCTGGTGTCTCACCACCCTTGTGGTTCTGGCCGGAGCGATCCTGCCGCTGAAAACCCAGCTCCCCTGGTACAGCCATCCCCTCTGGCTGCCCTTCGCCCTGGTCAGTGCCCCCCTGCTCACCTGGCTGGTGGAGCGCACCGATCAGCAGGTTCCCCTCCGCCGGCTGTTGCTGCGCATTCCAGCGATGTGGATGCTGCTGGGCCTGCTGCTGCTGATGGCGACGGCTGTGAGCTTCACGCCGGCAGGGGCCGGGCTGGCTCCCTTTCGCGGTCTGGCCATCGCAGCCGGTCTGGGCTGGGGATGTGGCGGTTGGTGGCTGCAGTCTGCCCAGCGGCAGCAACGGCAACACGGCCTGATCAGCCTGGTGAGCGGCAGCGTGATCGCTCTGGCTCTGCTGTTCAGCTCGCCGCTGTGGCTCTGGGAACTGAATGAGACCTGGTCCGTCCGCCCCGTGGCAGCCCTGAGTCGTCTCAGCCCGGGGCAACCGGTCCAGCTGCAGGGATATGACGAACGGCCGAGCTTGAACTGGTACGCCCGCCAGCGGATCCGACGGAGACGCAACGGTGATGCGGGTTGGATCCTCACCCGGAAATCACGCGGGAACTGCGTGGTTTCCTTCAGAGATGGCGACTGGGCCCTGGCGCGCTGCCGGTAGCCTGACCCTGATTGCATCGGGTTGTGTCGTCCACGCAGCAGACCGTCGAGACCACGTCGCCCGCCGGACTCTCGATCGTTCTGCCCACCTTCAACGAAGGAGACTCGATCGCCTCGGTGATCGGTTCACTGCTGACGCTCAGTGAACAGGAGCCCCTGGAGATTCTGGTCGTGGATGACGACTCCAGCGACGGCACCACGGAAACGGTCCGGGCCATGGCCCTGCGGGATCCACGCATCCGCATCATCCATCGACTGGGGCGTTCAGGGCTGGCAAGCGCCATCAAAGAGGGCCTGATCGATGCGATTCACCCGCGGGCGATCGTGATGGACAGCGATGGACAGCACGAGCCCGCCTCAGTGCTGGATGCCTTGCGGATGCTCGACCAGCAGCATCTCGATCTGGTGGCCGGCAGTCGCTTTCTTGATCAGTCGGAGATCCGCGGCCTCAGCGATCGACGCACCGACGGCTCGAGCCTGGCCAACGCCCTCGCGCGCCGAAGCCTGCCCGCCAGCTACCGCCATCTGACCGATTACATGAGCGGCTTCATGGCCCTGAATCTCAGCCGCTGCCTGCCGCTGGTGCGCCAGGTGGATGTGAACGGGTTCAAGTTCCTCTACGAACTGCTGGCCATCAGCCGAGGGCGGTTGAAGGTCGGGGAGATCCCGCTGATCTTCCAGCCCCGACGCCACGGCAGCTCAAAACTGGACAGCGCCATCCTCTGGGATTTTCTGGTGTCCCTGCTGCACACTGCCAGCCTCCGGTTGCTGCCGCGCCGCGCCATCAGCTTCGGACTGGTGGGCGCCAGCGGTGTGCTGGTCCAGCTGATCACCACCGCTCTGCTGATGAGCCTGCCGGGACTCAGCTTTCAGCAGGCACTCCCGATCGCCGTGATCACCGCCGCCAGCTCGAACTACCTGATCAACAACGCCCTCACCTTCCGGGACCGTCGCCAGAGGGGAACCCGGCTGCTGCGCGGCCTGCTCAAGTTCCTGCTGGTCGCCTCGCTGCCCGCCCTGGCCAACGTCGGTTTGGCCACCAGCTTCTACACGCTGGTGAATGAGCACGCCATCTGGGCACAGCTCGCGGGAATCGTGGTGGTTTACGTCTGGAATTACGCGGCGTCCTCCCGCTTCGTCTGGAACACGCCGTGATCTGGCTGCCCATCACGGTCGGTGTGCTGCTGCGGCTGATTCAGTTGTGGATGCCGATTGTCGGCGTCCACAGCTGGCGCCAGGCCGATACAGCGGCCATGGCCCGCCACTTCGCCCTGTCAGACACACCGATCTGGCTGCCCCAGATCGACTGGGCCGGCGCCGCTGAGGGCTATGTGGAATCGGAATTCCCGCTGTTTCCATTCTTGGTGAGTCGTCTCTATCAGCTGTTCGGAGTTCAGGAATGGCTGGGTCGCGGGCTTTCGCTGCTCTGCAGCGCTCTGACCATCTGGCTCGTGATCCGACTGGGACGGCGCTGGTTCGGCGCCCGAGCGGGCTGGTGGGGTGGATTGTTCTTCGCCATCGCCCCGCTCGGGGTCTATTACGGACGCACCTTTCAGGCCGAGGCCCTGCTGTTGCTCTGCGGCGCGGGCTGCCTCGAGGCTCACAGCCACTGGCGGCGCCAGGGGCCCGTCTGGGCATTGCTGCTGAGCTGGCTGTGCTTCACATGCGCAGGATTGATCAAGGTGATCCCACTGCTGTGGCTCGGACTGCCGCTGCTGATGGTGCAGCTGAATGTCAAGCCGCAGCTTGAGGCAGCCACACAGACGAACATCCTGCGACGCACCAAGGGCCTGCTGCGCTCACCCGGCTTCTGGTTGTACGTCGGCGCCAGCCTCGCCGCCATCGCGACCTGG encodes:
- a CDS encoding glycosyltransferase family 39 protein — encoded protein: MRVPWPGLLAMALVAAGLALIGLGDQPLRDFDEGTVARVALELSQGQGEAALLPTLWGEPYLNKAPGLHSLIGAVIQLSTPGDQLPPEGLVRLMPALLSSLVVPLGGLLQWRLRPGDRGSALATGALLLTLLPIARHGRLAMLDGSQLSAMALLWLAFASLNGRSGDRWWGLTAGLMGSAMLLLKAPLLIPMAAAALAAAALGMEWRQCRVGAAVTGLLTGLLPGIAWHLWHAHNRGALALWMWGGDGAGRVLLDAGEGSDLRWRVPLIELLEGGWPWLLLFPPALLWAWQQRRSRWGRWCLTTLVVLAGAILPLKTQLPWYSHPLWLPFALVSAPLLTWLVERTDQQVPLRRLLLRIPAMWMLLGLLLLMATAVSFTPAGAGLAPFRGLAIAAGLGWGCGGWWLQSAQRQQRQHGLISLVSGSVIALALLFSSPLWLWELNETWSVRPVAALSRLSPGQPVQLQGYDERPSLNWYARQRIRRRRNGDAGWILTRKSRGNCVVSFRDGDWALARCR
- a CDS encoding glycosyltransferase — its product is MSSTQQTVETTSPAGLSIVLPTFNEGDSIASVIGSLLTLSEQEPLEILVVDDDSSDGTTETVRAMALRDPRIRIIHRLGRSGLASAIKEGLIDAIHPRAIVMDSDGQHEPASVLDALRMLDQQHLDLVAGSRFLDQSEIRGLSDRRTDGSSLANALARRSLPASYRHLTDYMSGFMALNLSRCLPLVRQVDVNGFKFLYELLAISRGRLKVGEIPLIFQPRRHGSSKLDSAILWDFLVSLLHTASLRLLPRRAISFGLVGASGVLVQLITTALLMSLPGLSFQQALPIAVITAASSNYLINNALTFRDRRQRGTRLLRGLLKFLLVASLPALANVGLATSFYTLVNEHAIWAQLAGIVVVYVWNYAASSRFVWNTP